From the genome of Eucalyptus grandis isolate ANBG69807.140 chromosome 2, ASM1654582v1, whole genome shotgun sequence, one region includes:
- the LOC104418111 gene encoding nuclear intron maturase 4, mitochondrial — protein sequence MELKRFLELRIKKRVKKQYVNGKFHFLMENVIAHPETLEDAYSCIMLNSSVDVSMTKPNISFVSTAKELYSGSFDVKANTYSISSRGAKKEVLILPNLKLKVVQEAIRIVLEVVYRPHFSKISHGCRSGRSHSSALKYICKEISNPDWWFTLHLDKKMDASNFAQLVSIMEEKIEDPHLCTFIQGMFEAHVLNLEFGGFPKGHGLPQEGILSPILMNIYLDQFDREFFKLSMKYEALSSGSDAHQSGSPSTLRRWFQRQMKASEVKNIINGKSEASEVKNIINGKSEPSEVKNITNEKSDIRVYCCRVMDEIFCAVSGSEDIANNLMHEIMSYMRNSLYLEVNSLSGVLPCDGPHGIRFLGLLITRRVKESPAVRAVHKLKDKIKLFALQKEIAWNAGTIRIGRKWLAHGLKKVKESEIRNLADGGSVLSQISRYRKVGMETDHWYKNLLKIWMQDVNAKSAESEEIILSRYVAEPSLPKELIDSFREFQKHVDEYVSSETASTLALLPKSSNPISTTEIEAPVHIIEKHLLRYEVTNSRGYARSANPLILQDSDKIIDWFSGIVHRCLRWFSECNNFNELKLVVCDHARKSCIRTLASKYRMHEDKVEKRFDADLGRIPLTQELDQDGANEPSDSHVFNNDESLMYGILYSGTCLLSLARITSQSRPCNCFVVGCSSSAPRVYTLNVMQRQKFPGWKTGFSGCIHPSLNKRRFGLCDEHLSDLYLGRISLQAIDFGAWKVDFQQIDSDNIGEE from the coding sequence ATGGAGCTTAAAAGATTTCTTGAACTCCGTATAAAGAAGAGGGTTAAGAAGCAATATGTGAATGGGAAGTTCCattttctcatggaaaatgTTATTGCCCACCCAGAAACTCTTGAAGATGCTTACAGTTGCATAATGCTCAACTCAAGTGTTGATGTTTCAATGACTAAACCCAACATATCTTTTGTATCCACAGCTAAGGAGCTCTATTCAGGGAGTTTTGATGTCAAGGCAAATACTTACTCCATCTCATCAAGGGGTGCAAAGAAAGAAGTTCTCattcttccaaatttgaagCTGAAAGTTGTTCAAGAAGCTATCAGGATAGTCCTGGAAGTTGTCTATAGGCCTCATTTTTCCAAGATATCACATGGTTGTCGAAGTGGTAGGAGTCACTCCTCAGCACTAAAATATATATGCAAGGAGATTTCAAACCCTGACTGGTGGTTTACATTGCATTTGGACAAGAAAATGGATGCTTCAAATTTTGCCCAACTTGTCTCGATTATGGAGGAGAAGATTGAAGATCCCCACTTATGTACCTTCATCCAAGGCATGTTTGAGGCACATGTGCTGAATTTGGAGTTTGGGGGCTTCCCAAAAGGTCATGGTCTACCCCAAGAAGGTATTTTGTCCCCTATATTGATGAATATTTATCTTGACCAATTTGACCgcgaattttttaaattatcgaTGAAATATGAAGCTCTTAGTTCTGGTTCTGATGCTCATCAAAGTGGATCCCCTTCAACATTGCGTCGTTGGTTTCAAAGACAGATGAAAGCAAGTGAAGTAAAGAACATTATCAATGGGAAATCTGAAGCAAGTGAAGTAAAGAACATTATTAATGGGAAATCCGAACCGAGTGAAGTAAAGAACATTACTAACGAGAAATCTGACATAAGAGTTTATTGCTGTCGCGTTATGGATGAAATATTTTGTGCCGTTTCTGGATCTGAAGACATTGCCAATAATCTAATGCATGAGATTATGAGTTATATGCGGAATAGTTTATACCTGGAAGTTAACAGTCTATCTGGAGTTTTACCATGCGATGGACCTCATGGAATTCGCTTTCTGGGTCTTCTGATTACAAGAAGAGTGAAGGAAAGTCCGGCAGTAAGAGCCGTTCACAAGTTAAAAGATAAGATCAAGCTATTTGCTTTGCAGAAGGAAATTGCTTGGAATGCTGGGACAATTCGAATTGGACGAAAGTGGTTGGCTCATGGCTTAAAAAAGGTTAAAGAGTCAGAAATCAGGAATTTGGCTGATGGAGGCTCAGTTTTAAGCCAGATATCTCGCTACAGGAAGGTGGGCATGGAAACGGATCACTGGTACAAgaatttgttgaaaatatgGATGCAAGATGTAAATGCCAAATCTGCAGAAAGTGAggagataattttatctagaTACGTCGCTGAACCTTCTCTGCCTAAAGAATTGATTGACAGTTTCCGTGAATTCCAAAAGCATGTAGATGAGTATGTGTCTTCTGAGACTGCTTCCACTCTTGCTCTTTTGCCCAAGTCTTCCAACCCTATCAGCACTACAGAGATTGAGGCACCTGTTCATATCATAGAAAAGCATCTTTTACGATATGAGGTGACAAACTCAAGAGGATATGCTCGTTCTGCAAACCCACTTATATTACAAGATAGTGacaaaattattgattggtttTCCGGTATTGTTCACCGTTGCCTTAGATGGTTTAGTGAGTGCAACAACTTCAATGAGTTAAAGCTGGTAGTTTGTGATCATGCAAGAAAGTCTTGTATCCGAACTCTGGCATCCAAATACCGGATGCATGAAGACAAGGTAGAAAAACGATTTGATGCAGATTTAGGAAGAATTCCCTTAACCCAAGAGTTGGATCAAGATGGGGCAAATGAACCATCAGATTCTCACGTCTTTAATAATGATGAGTCCCTAATGTATGGAATTCTATATTCTGGCACCTGTTTACTATCTCTAGCAAGAATAACGAGCCAGTCACGACCTTGCAACTGTTTTGTTGTGGGTTGCTCATCTAGTGCACCAAGGGTTTATACCCTTAATGTGATGCAAAGGCAGAAATTTCCAGGATGGAAGACAGGTTTCTCTGGTTGCATTCACCCCAGCTTGAATAAGAGGCGGTTTGGGTTGTGTGATGAACACTTAAGCGACTTATATCTGGGTCGTATTTCTCTTCAAGCTATCGACTTTGGAGCATGGAAAGTGGATTTTCAACAAATAGACAGCGATAATATTGGAGAAGAATAG
- the LOC104418112 gene encoding 2-oxoisovalerate dehydrogenase subunit alpha 2, mitochondrial isoform X1, with protein MLTCPAIIPPLSSEKRVVSFLPSSRPADSRTVPSLSLYFLSLLSLSTPTVFAGIGSHGAVPAEALRRVPVRAPSSSWLARLIGGPRAGWVGRTPRYSPRRFESTVAEKLPRFASGNLTMDFPGGKVAFTPKMSFISESPEERAHCYRVLDEDGQPLVHGSFVQVSEQVAVRMYSEMVTLQTMDNIFYEAQRQGRISFYVTSIGEEAINIASAAALTFDDLVFPQYREPGVLLWRGFTLQEFANQCFGNRDDYGKGRQMPVHYGSNKLNYFTVSSTIATQIPHAVGAAYSLKMDEKDACAVTYFGDGGTSEGDFHAAINFAAVREAPVIFICRNNGWAISTPTADQFRSDGIVVRGPAYGVRSIRVDGNDALAMYSSVRAARDMAIGEQRPILIEALTYRAGHHSTSDDSTKYRPANEIEWWRTARDPVSRLRKWIESNGWWSDEAESELRSNVRKQLLHAIQVAERVEKPPVSDLFTDVYDLPPSNLREQEMLLRETIKRYPQDYPGEVPV; from the exons ATGCTGACGTGTCCCGCAATCATCCCGCCGCTCTCCTCCGAAAAGCGCGTcgtctccttccttccttcctcccgACCGGCGGACTCCCGTAcagtcccctctctctctctctactttctctctcttctttctctctctactccgACCGTCTTCGCCGGCATCGGCTCCCATGGCGCTGTGCCGGCGGAAGCCTTGCGCCGCGTCCCAGTTCGA gctccttcttcttcttggctcGCGAGGTTGATCGGCGGCCCGCGCGCCGGCTGGGTCGGCAGGACGCCGCGCTACTCCCCTCGCCGCTTCGAGTCGACCGTGGCCGAGAAGCTCCCGCGGTTCGCCAGTGGCAATCTG ACAATGGACTTTCCTGGTGGTAAAGTTGCATTCACACCTAAGATGAGCTTCATATCTGAATCTCCCGAGGAGAGGGCACATTGCTACCGGGTACTAGATGAAGATGGTCAGCCGCTAGTTCACGGCAGCTTCGTACAG GTCAGCGAGCAAGTTGCTGTAAGAATGTATAGCGAGATGGTTACTCTTCAAACAATGGATAATATCTTCTATGAAGCACAAAGGCAAGGAAGAATCTCGTTTTATGTGACCTCAATTGGAGAAGAAGCTATTAACATTGCATCTGCAGCAGCCCTCACATTTGATGATCTTGTTTTCCCCCAG TACAGGGAACCTGGAGTTCTCCTCTGGCGTGGATTTACATTACAAGAATTTGCAAATCAATGTTTTGGAAACAGAGATGACTATGGAAAGGGCAGACAGATGCCCGTTCATTATGGGTCTAACAAGCTAAACTACTTTACTGTTTCATCAACAATTGC TACACAAATTCCCCATGCAGTTGGTGCAGCCTATTCTTTGAAGATGGATGAAAAAGATGCTTGTGCTGTCACTTATTTTGGAGATGGTGGTACTAGTGAG GGAGATTTCCATGCTGCTATAAATTTTGCAGCTGTTCGGGAGGCCCCGGTTATCTTCATCTGTAGGAACAATGGATGGGCCATCAGTACGCCGACTGCAGATCAGTTCCGAA GCGATGGTATTGTTGTTAGAGGTCCGGCATATGGAGTACGCAGCATCCGGGTTGATGGTAATGATGCTCTTGCCATGTATAGTTCTGTTCGAGCTGCTCGTGACATGGCAATTGGTGAACAGAGACCCATCTTGATTGAA GCCCTGACATATCGAGCAGGGCACCACTCAACGTCAGATGACTCCACCAAATATCGTCCTGCCAATGAAATCGAATGGTGGCGAACAGCTAGAGATCCTGTGAGTAGACTTAGGAAATGGATTGAAAGCAATGGTTGGTGGAGTGACGAGGCTGAGTCAGAGCTCAGAAGCAATGTTAGAAAGCAG CTATTACATGCAATTCAAGTGGCAGAGAGAGTTGAGAAGCCACCCGTTTCTGACCTTTTCACAGATGTTTATGATCTGCCTCCATCGAATCTCCGAGAACAGGAGATGTTGCTGAGAGAAACCATCAAAAGATATCCACAAGATTATCCAGGGGAGGTTCCTGTTTAG
- the LOC104418112 gene encoding 2-oxoisovalerate dehydrogenase subunit alpha 2, mitochondrial isoform X2, with protein sequence MALCRRKPCAASQFELLRRSRGPAPAPLIGAPMSAAAAAAAVAPSSSWLARLIGGPRAGWVGRTPRYSPRRFESTVAEKLPRFASGNLTMDFPGGKVAFTPKMSFISESPEERAHCYRVLDEDGQPLVHGSFVQVSEQVAVRMYSEMVTLQTMDNIFYEAQRQGRISFYVTSIGEEAINIASAAALTFDDLVFPQYREPGVLLWRGFTLQEFANQCFGNRDDYGKGRQMPVHYGSNKLNYFTVSSTIATQIPHAVGAAYSLKMDEKDACAVTYFGDGGTSEGDFHAAINFAAVREAPVIFICRNNGWAISTPTADQFRSDGIVVRGPAYGVRSIRVDGNDALAMYSSVRAARDMAIGEQRPILIEALTYRAGHHSTSDDSTKYRPANEIEWWRTARDPVSRLRKWIESNGWWSDEAESELRSNVRKQLLHAIQVAERVEKPPVSDLFTDVYDLPPSNLREQEMLLRETIKRYPQDYPGEVPV encoded by the exons ATGGCGCTGTGCCGGCGGAAGCCTTGCGCCGCGTCCCAGTTCGAGCTCCTGAGGCGGAGCCGCGGCCCGGCGCCGGCTCCCTTGATCGGCGCGCCGATgtctgcggcggcggcggcggcggcggtggctccttcttcttcttggctcGCGAGGTTGATCGGCGGCCCGCGCGCCGGCTGGGTCGGCAGGACGCCGCGCTACTCCCCTCGCCGCTTCGAGTCGACCGTGGCCGAGAAGCTCCCGCGGTTCGCCAGTGGCAATCTG ACAATGGACTTTCCTGGTGGTAAAGTTGCATTCACACCTAAGATGAGCTTCATATCTGAATCTCCCGAGGAGAGGGCACATTGCTACCGGGTACTAGATGAAGATGGTCAGCCGCTAGTTCACGGCAGCTTCGTACAG GTCAGCGAGCAAGTTGCTGTAAGAATGTATAGCGAGATGGTTACTCTTCAAACAATGGATAATATCTTCTATGAAGCACAAAGGCAAGGAAGAATCTCGTTTTATGTGACCTCAATTGGAGAAGAAGCTATTAACATTGCATCTGCAGCAGCCCTCACATTTGATGATCTTGTTTTCCCCCAG TACAGGGAACCTGGAGTTCTCCTCTGGCGTGGATTTACATTACAAGAATTTGCAAATCAATGTTTTGGAAACAGAGATGACTATGGAAAGGGCAGACAGATGCCCGTTCATTATGGGTCTAACAAGCTAAACTACTTTACTGTTTCATCAACAATTGC TACACAAATTCCCCATGCAGTTGGTGCAGCCTATTCTTTGAAGATGGATGAAAAAGATGCTTGTGCTGTCACTTATTTTGGAGATGGTGGTACTAGTGAG GGAGATTTCCATGCTGCTATAAATTTTGCAGCTGTTCGGGAGGCCCCGGTTATCTTCATCTGTAGGAACAATGGATGGGCCATCAGTACGCCGACTGCAGATCAGTTCCGAA GCGATGGTATTGTTGTTAGAGGTCCGGCATATGGAGTACGCAGCATCCGGGTTGATGGTAATGATGCTCTTGCCATGTATAGTTCTGTTCGAGCTGCTCGTGACATGGCAATTGGTGAACAGAGACCCATCTTGATTGAA GCCCTGACATATCGAGCAGGGCACCACTCAACGTCAGATGACTCCACCAAATATCGTCCTGCCAATGAAATCGAATGGTGGCGAACAGCTAGAGATCCTGTGAGTAGACTTAGGAAATGGATTGAAAGCAATGGTTGGTGGAGTGACGAGGCTGAGTCAGAGCTCAGAAGCAATGTTAGAAAGCAG CTATTACATGCAATTCAAGTGGCAGAGAGAGTTGAGAAGCCACCCGTTTCTGACCTTTTCACAGATGTTTATGATCTGCCTCCATCGAATCTCCGAGAACAGGAGATGTTGCTGAGAGAAACCATCAAAAGATATCCACAAGATTATCCAGGGGAGGTTCCTGTTTAG
- the LOC104418110 gene encoding NAC domain-containing protein 104 translates to MKNLSFTFCVPRSSRPLCLRSMLHLVPDLKSHHHDPWDLHGKALWNGTHYFYFSRMMNNRITENGYWKDLDMEEPVFGEAGEMIGMKKSLTFHIGEAPTGQETNWMMQEYHLMSFHQLANPTQELGSLVLSRVHESKTSHGQSLRSGGDEDSETDLSYMDEMFMLLDEDLDDISSGD, encoded by the exons ATGAAGAACTTGTCCTTCACTTTCTGCGTCCCAAGAAGCAGCAGGCCTCTGTGTCTTCGCTCTATGCTTCACTTGGTTCCTGATCTCAAGTCTCACCACCATGATCCTTGGGACCTCCACG GAAAGGCACTGTGGAATGGAACCCACTACTTCTATTTCAGCAGAATGATGAACAATCGAATTACGGAAAATGGGTACTGGAAAGATTTAGACATGGAAGAGCCAGTGTTTGGTGAAGCTGGAGAAATGATAGGAATGAAGAAATCTCTGACTTTCCACATTGGAGAGGCTCCAACAGGTCAAGAGACAAATTGGATGATGCAGGAGTATCATCTCATGTCCTTCCATCAATTGGCTAATCCAACACAA GAACTCGGTTCGCTGGTTCTGTCTCGAGTTCATGAAAGCAAGACAAGTCATGGACAAAGCTTACGCTCAGGAGGAGATGAGGATAGTGAGACTGATCTCTCGTACATGGACGAGATGTTTATGTTATTAGACGAGGATCTTGATGATATAAGTTCGGGAGATTAA
- the LOC120285893 gene encoding NAC domain-containing protein 104-like gives MRDVKEKEEEEDDGKMLKLPPGFRFSPTDEELVLHFLHPKKQQASLSPLYAHLVPDLKSHHHDPWDLHGKALSNGSHYFYFSRMMNNRITENGYWKDLDMEEPVFGEAGEIIGMKKSLTFHIGEAPTGQETNWVMQEYHLVSFHQLANSTQELDSLVLSRVHESKRSHGQSLRSGGDEDSETDLSYMDEMFMLLDDDLDDVSSGD, from the exons ATGAGAGAtgtaaaggaaaaggaagaagaagaagatgatggcaAGATGCTGAAGCTACCACCTGGATTTCGGTTCTCGCCGACAGACGAAGAACTCGTCCTTCACTTTCTGCATCCCAAGAAGCAGCAGGCCTCTCTGTCTCCTCTCTATGCTCACCTGGTTCCTGATCTCAAGTCTCACCACCATGATCCTTGGGACCTCCACG GAAAGGCGCTGTCGAATGGATCCCACTACTTCTATTTCAGCAGAATGATGAACAATCGAATTACGGAAAATGGGTACTGGAAAGATTTAGACATGGAAGAGCCAGTGTTTGGTGAAGCTGGAGAAATTATAGGAATGAAGAAATCTCTGACTTTCCACATTGGAGAGGCTCCAACAGGTCAAGAGACAAATTGGGTGATGCAGGAGTATCATCTCGTGTCCTTCCATCAATTGGCTAATTCAACACAA GAACTCGATTCGCTGGTTCTGTCTCGAGTTCATGAAAGCAAGAGAAGTCATGGACAAAGCTTACGCTCAGGAGGAGATGAGGATAGTGAGACTGATCTCTCGTACATGGATGAGATGTTTATGTTATTAGACGACGATCTTGATGATGTAAGTTCGGGAGATTAA